One genomic region from Osmerus mordax isolate fOsmMor3 chromosome 4, fOsmMor3.pri, whole genome shotgun sequence encodes:
- the cers3b gene encoding ceramide synthase 2 isoform X2, translating to MVQSISEWLWWERLWLPANLSWSDLEDRDGRVYAKPSHLHAALPYAFVLLIIRYLFERYIAIPLAGLLGLRDRLHLTAEHNLLLQHYFLTQSRTPTQGNVRALCKKTGWSERRVNIWFRRRRNQDRPGLCKKFCEASWRFVFYLSAFVGGLLSLYDKPWFYDLREVWAGFPKQSMLTSQYRYYMVEIGFYFSLLLSLTFDVKRKDFREQVIHHIATLTLLAFSWSSNYIRVGTVVMVLHDSSDWLLEVGKMFNYAKWEWTCNIVFVLFTTVFMVTRLIILPFWVIHCTWVYPVELYPPFFGYYFFNAMLLLLQMLHLYWAALIVHMFYKLLTNSFNGDDRSDQEEEDSTDTSEKDNHKRHTNDPGASHQALR from the exons ATGGTCCAGAGCATCAGTGAGTGGTTGTGGTGGGAACGCCTGTGGCTCCCAGCTAACCTGAGCTGGTCAGACCTGGAGGACAGAGATGGTAGGGTTTACGCCAAACCCTCGCACCTGCACGCTGCCCTACCCTATGCTTTTGTCCTGCTCATCATCAGATACCTGTTTGAAAG GTACATAGCCATCCCTCTGGCTGGACTGTTGGGGCTCAGGGATAGGCTACATCTCACAGCAGAACACAACCTCCTCCTTCAACACTACTTCCTCACCCAATCACGAACCCCGACACAG gggAATGTGAGGGCTCTGTGTAAGAAGACTGGGTGGTCCGAGAGGCGTGTCAACATTTggttcaggaggaggaggaaccagGACCGACCAGGCCTCTGCAAGAAGTTCTGTGAAGCCAG CTGGAGGTTTGTGTTTTACCTGAGTGCGTTTGTAGGAGGACTGTTGTCTTTATATGAT aaaCCATGGTTTTATGACCTAAGGGAGGTTTGGGCTGGTTTCCCTAAACAG tcaATGCTGACATCTCAGTATCGGTATTACATGGTGGAGATTGGTTTCtacttttctcttcttctcagcCTCACATTCGATGTTAAACGTAAG gacTTCAGAGAGCAGGTCATTCATCATATAGCCACGTTGACTCTGTTGGCATTCTCCTGGAGTTCAAACTATATCCGCGTTGGAACTGTTGTCATGGTGCTGCACGattcctctgattggctgctggag GTAGGTAAGATGTTTAACTATGCCAAGTGGGAGTGGACCTGCAACATTGTGTTTGTGCTGTTCACTACAGTCTTCATGGTGACACGACTCATCATCCTGCCATTCTG GGTGATCCACTGCACTTGGGTGTATCCTGTGGAGCTTTACCCCCCATTCTTTGGCTACTACTTCTTCAATgccatgctgctgctgctgcaaatGCTACATCTCTACTGGGCCGCACTGATAGTACACATGTTCTACAAGTTACTCACCAACagc ttTAATGGGGATGACAGAAGTGATCAAGAGGAAGAAGACTCAACAGATACCTCTGAGAAGGACAACCACAAAAGACACACTAATGACCCTGGAGCCAGTCACCAGGCACTAAGATAG
- the cers3b gene encoding ceramide synthase 2 isoform X3, whose translation MCLGVHCVHRLFPYTMVQSISEWLWWERLWLPANLSWSDLEDRDGRVYAKPSHLHAALPYAFVLLIIRYLFERYIAIPLAGLLGLRDRLHLTAEHNLLLQHYFLTQSRTPTQGNVRALCKKTGWSERRVNIWFRRRRNQDRPGLCKKFCEASWRFVFYLSAFVGGLLSLYDKPWFYDLREVWAGFPKQSMLTSQYRYYMVEIGFYFSLLLSLTFDVKRKDFREQVIHHIATLTLLAFSWSSNYIRVGTVVMVLHDSSDWLLEVGKMFNYAKWEWTCNIVFVLFTTVFMVTRLIILPFCLMGMTEVIKRKKTQQIPLRRTTTKDTLMTLEPVTRH comes from the exons ATGTGTTTGGGGGTTCATTGTGTCCACAGGCTGTTTCCCTATACCATGGTCCAGAGCATCAGTGAGTGGTTGTGGTGGGAACGCCTGTGGCTCCCAGCTAACCTGAGCTGGTCAGACCTGGAGGACAGAGATGGTAGGGTTTACGCCAAACCCTCGCACCTGCACGCTGCCCTACCCTATGCTTTTGTCCTGCTCATCATCAGATACCTGTTTGAAAG GTACATAGCCATCCCTCTGGCTGGACTGTTGGGGCTCAGGGATAGGCTACATCTCACAGCAGAACACAACCTCCTCCTTCAACACTACTTCCTCACCCAATCACGAACCCCGACACAG gggAATGTGAGGGCTCTGTGTAAGAAGACTGGGTGGTCCGAGAGGCGTGTCAACATTTggttcaggaggaggaggaaccagGACCGACCAGGCCTCTGCAAGAAGTTCTGTGAAGCCAG CTGGAGGTTTGTGTTTTACCTGAGTGCGTTTGTAGGAGGACTGTTGTCTTTATATGAT aaaCCATGGTTTTATGACCTAAGGGAGGTTTGGGCTGGTTTCCCTAAACAG tcaATGCTGACATCTCAGTATCGGTATTACATGGTGGAGATTGGTTTCtacttttctcttcttctcagcCTCACATTCGATGTTAAACGTAAG gacTTCAGAGAGCAGGTCATTCATCATATAGCCACGTTGACTCTGTTGGCATTCTCCTGGAGTTCAAACTATATCCGCGTTGGAACTGTTGTCATGGTGCTGCACGattcctctgattggctgctggag GTAGGTAAGATGTTTAACTATGCCAAGTGGGAGTGGACCTGCAACATTGTGTTTGTGCTGTTCACTACAGTCTTCATGGTGACACGACTCATCATCCTGCCATTCTG ttTAATGGGGATGACAGAAGTGATCAAGAGGAAGAAGACTCAACAGATACCTCTGAGAAGGACAACCACAAAAGACACACTAATGACCCTGGAGCCAGTCACCAGGCACTAA
- the cers3b gene encoding ceramide synthase 2 isoform X1, translating into MCLGVHCVHRLFPYTMVQSISEWLWWERLWLPANLSWSDLEDRDGRVYAKPSHLHAALPYAFVLLIIRYLFERYIAIPLAGLLGLRDRLHLTAEHNLLLQHYFLTQSRTPTQGNVRALCKKTGWSERRVNIWFRRRRNQDRPGLCKKFCEASWRFVFYLSAFVGGLLSLYDKPWFYDLREVWAGFPKQSMLTSQYRYYMVEIGFYFSLLLSLTFDVKRKDFREQVIHHIATLTLLAFSWSSNYIRVGTVVMVLHDSSDWLLEVGKMFNYAKWEWTCNIVFVLFTTVFMVTRLIILPFWVIHCTWVYPVELYPPFFGYYFFNAMLLLLQMLHLYWAALIVHMFYKLLTNSFNGDDRSDQEEEDSTDTSEKDNHKRHTNDPGASHQALR; encoded by the exons ATGTGTTTGGGGGTTCATTGTGTCCACAGGCTGTTTCCCTATACCATGGTCCAGAGCATCAGTGAGTGGTTGTGGTGGGAACGCCTGTGGCTCCCAGCTAACCTGAGCTGGTCAGACCTGGAGGACAGAGATGGTAGGGTTTACGCCAAACCCTCGCACCTGCACGCTGCCCTACCCTATGCTTTTGTCCTGCTCATCATCAGATACCTGTTTGAAAG GTACATAGCCATCCCTCTGGCTGGACTGTTGGGGCTCAGGGATAGGCTACATCTCACAGCAGAACACAACCTCCTCCTTCAACACTACTTCCTCACCCAATCACGAACCCCGACACAG gggAATGTGAGGGCTCTGTGTAAGAAGACTGGGTGGTCCGAGAGGCGTGTCAACATTTggttcaggaggaggaggaaccagGACCGACCAGGCCTCTGCAAGAAGTTCTGTGAAGCCAG CTGGAGGTTTGTGTTTTACCTGAGTGCGTTTGTAGGAGGACTGTTGTCTTTATATGAT aaaCCATGGTTTTATGACCTAAGGGAGGTTTGGGCTGGTTTCCCTAAACAG tcaATGCTGACATCTCAGTATCGGTATTACATGGTGGAGATTGGTTTCtacttttctcttcttctcagcCTCACATTCGATGTTAAACGTAAG gacTTCAGAGAGCAGGTCATTCATCATATAGCCACGTTGACTCTGTTGGCATTCTCCTGGAGTTCAAACTATATCCGCGTTGGAACTGTTGTCATGGTGCTGCACGattcctctgattggctgctggag GTAGGTAAGATGTTTAACTATGCCAAGTGGGAGTGGACCTGCAACATTGTGTTTGTGCTGTTCACTACAGTCTTCATGGTGACACGACTCATCATCCTGCCATTCTG GGTGATCCACTGCACTTGGGTGTATCCTGTGGAGCTTTACCCCCCATTCTTTGGCTACTACTTCTTCAATgccatgctgctgctgctgcaaatGCTACATCTCTACTGGGCCGCACTGATAGTACACATGTTCTACAAGTTACTCACCAACagc ttTAATGGGGATGACAGAAGTGATCAAGAGGAAGAAGACTCAACAGATACCTCTGAGAAGGACAACCACAAAAGACACACTAATGACCCTGGAGCCAGTCACCAGGCACTAAGATAG